In a single window of the Pseudodesulfovibrio profundus genome:
- a CDS encoding IS1595 family transposase, translating into MRKSRLSKDKQLRLIEHFVAGTTARCAADLVGVNVKTAAYYFHRLREIIAVEESCEGMDFGEFEVDESYFGGKRKGKRGRGAAGKVPVFGILKRGGKVYTQVIPDAKGKTLLPIIQERIQPDSVVYSDCWYGYNVLDVSAFKHFRINHSKLFADSHNHINGIENFWNQAKRHMRKFNGIPTKHFSLFLKECEWRFNNSNPRSQFKQLKQWVRRHMG; encoded by the coding sequence ATGCGAAAAAGTCGTTTGAGCAAGGACAAGCAGCTTCGTTTAATCGAACATTTTGTGGCTGGCACGACAGCTCGTTGCGCTGCCGATCTGGTTGGTGTGAACGTCAAAACAGCCGCCTATTACTTTCACCGGCTCCGGGAAATCATAGCGGTAGAAGAGTCCTGTGAAGGGATGGATTTTGGCGAATTTGAGGTCGATGAGAGCTACTTCGGTGGCAAGCGAAAGGGCAAAAGAGGACGTGGGGCGGCTGGTAAGGTTCCTGTTTTTGGAATCCTTAAAAGGGGCGGGAAGGTCTATACACAGGTGATTCCTGATGCGAAAGGTAAAACCTTGCTTCCCATTATTCAGGAAAGAATCCAGCCAGACAGTGTGGTTTACTCGGACTGCTGGTATGGCTACAATGTCCTTGATGTGTCAGCGTTCAAACACTTCCGAATCAACCACTCGAAGCTGTTTGCAGATAGCCACAACCACATCAATGGAATCGAGAATTTTTGGAACCAGGCCAAACGCCATATGAGGAAATTCAACGGCATTCCAACCAAGCATTTTTCTCTGTTTTTAAAGGAATGCGAGTGGCGTTTTAATAACAGCAATCCGCGAAGCCAGTTTAAACAACTGAAACAGTGGGTTAGAAGACATATGGGCTAG
- a CDS encoding PAS domain-containing sensor histidine kinase, translating to MSDLPVEYSWDISQQLESNPHLFKLILGASGVAMSLRDTELRPIYMNQAFLDYYGYSEHEARNSQKDKVLTKETIRLYDEEVLPALRAGQSWEGEYSIRTASGRQCMVLGRFDPVLDKEGRFKLAVSVMRDASHSLKLRNALTQTERHLKFLSENTSDCLFRLRLQDGRYDYISSAVKSITGYTPQEFYQTPRLFDQLAPAEWKETLALWWREIQGGNCRYEYTMPIRHKTLGIRWVNQRVTVVNDDKGAAIAVEGIITDVTKAKEAEEALKASEEKFRFLAERMTDVVWLMDNDMNFIYATPSAKKLWGYTPDEMVRLDYRELFTDVGLGMLKEAYELRALAEARGDYEYVNHLEMPHIHKHGYWVWSDTSVRRLYDHTNRPVGYQGVSRDISDRKDSENALRASEQKYRLLVENVTDVVWTQDNMSRFTYVTPSAEQLWGYPVEELMQLDYRDLFTPESRLLLEQAKTQRKAVEVRGNYTANERQVFEHLRKDGTTVWAESVVRRTFDPNGTPSGYLGVSRDITERKSAENALLQSENRFRSLFEESPISLWEEDLTKLKQYFDELKEQGVVNFREYFYAHPESLAHCASLVEVVAVNKATLDLLRASDKEDLIGNLDKVLTESSMAAFTEEMILLASGGCEYCGEITHRTLTGEEIWVVVHFLVPPEYKDSLSRVIVSLIDVTPRKRAEQALVESEERYRVVVENAQEGVMIIQDDKSLFVNEALEEMLGYSGDELQDRKLQSLVFEEDVPQGNLFFRRSYANDSEEEFTTLRLKTKQGEIKWVTLNIKPIMWGGRPARMEIVTDITPHKMLEKELRMAHAQMEERVTRRTAELSKANLLLTTEIEERRKAEEQILTLTQQLIRAQEDERQRISRDLHDNVAQDLSSIVLNMETLFDGGGAVEPVIRERVRSVAKVVRGAVASVRHIAYGLRPPVLDQLGLSRTLKQLCNETAGRTPMDVVFSAVGIENIKLSLDTEIHIYRMIQEALNNVCKHASASNCSVRLIGSHPDLLVRVADNGSGFDVEQRRTEVVDEKRMGLKSMEERARIIGATMDIRSKNGIGTRITFRVPIKDARSR from the coding sequence ATGAGTGATTTACCTGTCGAATATAGCTGGGACATCTCCCAACAGTTGGAATCGAATCCGCATCTCTTCAAGCTGATTCTTGGGGCCTCTGGTGTTGCCATGTCGCTTCGGGATACGGAGTTGCGTCCCATTTACATGAATCAGGCCTTTTTGGATTACTACGGCTATTCAGAACATGAAGCGCGAAACAGCCAGAAAGATAAGGTTCTGACCAAGGAGACCATCCGCTTGTATGACGAGGAGGTCTTGCCTGCATTGCGCGCTGGGCAGAGCTGGGAAGGCGAATACTCCATCCGCACTGCCAGCGGTCGGCAGTGCATGGTTTTGGGCCGATTTGATCCGGTTCTGGACAAGGAAGGGCGTTTCAAACTCGCTGTTTCAGTCATGCGCGACGCAAGCCATTCGCTCAAGCTGCGTAATGCGTTGACGCAGACAGAACGGCATCTGAAATTTCTGAGCGAAAACACCAGTGACTGTTTGTTTCGTCTTCGGCTGCAGGACGGGCGATACGACTACATAAGCTCGGCCGTGAAATCCATTACCGGATACACGCCCCAGGAGTTTTACCAGACCCCCCGCCTCTTTGATCAGTTGGCACCTGCGGAGTGGAAGGAAACGCTGGCTCTTTGGTGGCGAGAGATTCAGGGCGGTAACTGCCGCTACGAATATACCATGCCCATCCGTCACAAAACCCTTGGTATTCGTTGGGTGAACCAGCGAGTGACCGTGGTGAACGATGACAAGGGTGCTGCCATAGCCGTTGAAGGCATCATCACTGATGTGACCAAGGCCAAGGAAGCCGAGGAAGCACTGAAGGCCAGCGAAGAGAAATTCCGTTTTCTTGCCGAACGTATGACCGATGTGGTCTGGCTCATGGATAACGACATGAATTTCATTTACGCCACACCTTCCGCCAAAAAACTGTGGGGATATACGCCCGATGAGATGGTCCGGCTGGACTATCGGGAGCTGTTCACGGATGTGGGACTGGGCATGCTCAAGGAAGCGTATGAGTTGCGGGCCCTTGCCGAGGCTCGTGGCGACTACGAGTACGTCAATCATCTTGAGATGCCCCACATCCATAAACATGGCTACTGGGTCTGGTCCGATACGTCTGTTCGACGGCTCTATGATCACACCAATCGGCCTGTTGGCTATCAGGGTGTTTCGAGAGATATCTCAGATCGCAAGGATTCGGAAAACGCATTGCGGGCCAGTGAGCAAAAATATCGCTTACTGGTTGAAAACGTGACCGACGTTGTCTGGACCCAGGACAACATGTCCCGGTTCACCTACGTGACGCCCTCGGCCGAACAGCTGTGGGGGTATCCCGTGGAAGAGCTGATGCAGCTCGATTATCGGGATTTGTTCACCCCGGAATCACGATTGCTGCTTGAGCAAGCCAAGACACAGCGCAAGGCGGTCGAGGTCCGCGGAAATTACACCGCCAACGAGCGACAGGTTTTCGAGCACTTGCGCAAAGACGGGACAACTGTCTGGGCGGAAAGTGTTGTTCGTCGCACATTCGATCCCAATGGAACCCCGTCGGGATATCTCGGTGTCAGCCGCGATATTACTGAACGAAAGAGTGCTGAAAACGCACTGTTGCAGAGTGAAAACCGTTTCCGCTCGCTCTTTGAAGAATCTCCCATATCCCTTTGGGAAGAGGATTTGACGAAGCTCAAACAGTACTTTGATGAGCTTAAGGAGCAGGGTGTCGTTAATTTCAGGGAATATTTTTATGCGCACCCCGAAAGTCTCGCCCATTGCGCGTCACTTGTGGAGGTGGTCGCCGTCAATAAGGCGACCCTTGATCTGCTGCGGGCCAGTGACAAAGAGGATCTGATAGGTAATCTGGACAAGGTCCTGACAGAAAGCTCCATGGCTGCCTTCACCGAGGAAATGATTCTGCTGGCTTCGGGTGGGTGCGAGTACTGCGGTGAAATTACCCACCGGACGCTGACAGGCGAAGAAATATGGGTTGTGGTGCATTTTCTAGTTCCCCCCGAATACAAGGATTCCCTGTCCAGAGTCATTGTTTCGCTCATTGACGTCACGCCGCGCAAGCGGGCCGAGCAGGCGTTGGTGGAATCCGAAGAGCGCTATCGCGTCGTGGTTGAGAATGCCCAGGAAGGCGTCATGATCATTCAGGACGATAAATCTCTGTTCGTGAATGAGGCGCTGGAGGAAATGTTGGGCTATTCCGGGGACGAGTTGCAGGACAGAAAACTTCAATCCCTTGTGTTTGAAGAGGATGTGCCGCAGGGGAATCTGTTCTTTAGGCGAAGCTACGCCAATGATTCCGAAGAAGAATTCACGACATTGCGGTTAAAGACGAAACAGGGCGAAATCAAGTGGGTTACACTCAACATCAAGCCTATTATGTGGGGAGGCAGGCCGGCCCGCATGGAAATCGTGACGGATATTACGCCGCACAAGATGCTGGAAAAAGAGTTGCGCATGGCGCATGCCCAGATGGAGGAGCGGGTCACCCGTCGTACTGCGGAACTCTCGAAAGCCAACCTTCTGCTCACTACCGAGATCGAAGAACGACGTAAGGCAGAGGAGCAGATTCTTACGCTGACCCAACAACTCATTCGCGCTCAGGAAGATGAACGGCAGCGTATTTCCCGCGATCTGCACGATAATGTCGCTCAGGATCTGTCTTCAATCGTATTGAACATGGAAACATTGTTCGATGGCGGAGGAGCAGTTGAGCCGGTGATACGGGAGCGGGTTCGATCCGTGGCAAAAGTTGTCCGCGGAGCCGTGGCTTCGGTGCGGCATATTGCCTATGGCCTGCGTCCGCCAGTGCTGGACCAGCTCGGTCTGAGCAGGACATTGAAGCAATTGTGCAATGAAACCGCTGGACGTACACCCATGGACGTGGTTTTTTCGGCTGTAGGTATTGAGAACATAAAGTTGAGTCTTGATACGGAAATTCATATATACCGCATGATTCAGGAAGCGTTGAACAATGTCTGCAAACATGCTTCGGCCTCGAACTGTTCAGTGCGACTTATAGGCAGCCATCCTGATCTTCTGGTTCGGGTGGCGGATAACGGGAGTGGGTTTGATGTGGAGCAGCGACGAACCGAGGTCGTTGACGAAAAACGCATGGGCTTGAAAAGCATGGAAGAGCGGGCGCGAATCATCGGTGCGACCATGGATATCCGCTCGAAAAACGGGATAGGAACACGGATTACGTTTAGAGTACCAATAAAGGACGCCAGGAGTCGTTAG
- a CDS encoding dienelactone hydrolase family protein, whose product MMARSLSWIISILLHTVFAVVLSYGVHYPDLPLEKLMEVELTRVLPQEDIVVVKTPLPPPPSPVQEQKQASDSPQVAQALPENETIVLDDAPPPPLAPPSQSIPVEPEQPQAAPDFEPISSVKVAEDEKLQPQVSQPVADASSVEDAVNRIDVRKGDTIVHRGHEARFGRALMADYYSYSSTEFSGQFKTQDDRTITIIDARDTEYGRFLIYDSKHKTLRRLKEFGKYVYTIGPSVYADEPIIGTVTFLAKNDRIERFILTSDDDRMAHYPRKVHIREQEVQLPTNHGIRTAYVSMPPYGDGQPGVVLVQGNRCVQPGLVQGVTRALSSNNLCALSFQPRQCTGDVERKDTDAEIVEDIRAAVAHFPSLARVDTSRVGLWGHGQGVPLAIRAVRAGGALQPAFLVCMLNENVNVDEMPTKAVLNELSMPVMWFFSGSEVGRWNDFVDTLEALRDSAGKEFTIVMAPMRKKGKAAEVLGSNAAWVENVAEDHIRVVASWIEGRSR is encoded by the coding sequence ATGATGGCACGGTCTCTCAGTTGGATAATCTCCATACTGCTGCATACGGTCTTCGCCGTGGTGCTGTCATATGGTGTGCATTATCCCGACTTGCCGCTCGAGAAACTCATGGAAGTGGAGTTGACCCGGGTGCTTCCGCAGGAAGACATTGTGGTCGTAAAAACGCCACTACCTCCACCCCCTTCTCCTGTTCAGGAGCAGAAACAGGCATCGGACTCCCCGCAAGTCGCTCAGGCCCTGCCGGAAAATGAGACCATCGTGCTTGATGATGCGCCTCCTCCGCCCCTGGCTCCACCCTCACAATCGATACCTGTAGAGCCGGAGCAGCCACAGGCGGCGCCGGATTTTGAACCCATAAGCTCTGTGAAAGTCGCAGAGGATGAAAAGCTGCAACCTCAGGTGTCCCAGCCTGTCGCAGATGCCTCCAGTGTGGAGGATGCGGTCAATCGCATTGACGTCCGAAAGGGCGATACAATCGTCCATCGCGGACATGAAGCGCGGTTCGGGCGGGCGCTCATGGCCGACTATTACTCCTATTCATCCACAGAGTTCTCCGGTCAATTCAAAACACAGGATGATCGAACCATCACCATCATCGATGCCAGGGACACCGAGTATGGTCGTTTCCTTATCTATGACTCCAAGCACAAGACCCTTCGTCGGCTCAAGGAATTCGGTAAGTATGTTTATACCATAGGTCCTTCCGTCTATGCCGATGAACCGATAATCGGAACCGTGACCTTCCTGGCCAAGAATGATCGTATCGAGCGATTTATTCTAACATCGGACGATGACCGGATGGCACATTACCCGCGCAAGGTGCACATCAGGGAGCAGGAGGTACAACTGCCGACCAATCATGGTATCCGGACCGCATATGTTTCCATGCCGCCATATGGGGATGGGCAGCCCGGCGTGGTTCTCGTTCAGGGCAACCGATGTGTTCAGCCTGGGTTGGTGCAGGGAGTGACCCGGGCATTGTCCTCCAATAACCTGTGTGCGCTCTCGTTTCAGCCACGACAGTGCACTGGCGATGTGGAACGGAAGGATACCGATGCCGAGATAGTTGAGGATATTCGAGCGGCTGTGGCGCATTTTCCTTCTCTTGCCCGGGTGGACACATCCCGAGTCGGACTGTGGGGCCACGGGCAGGGAGTGCCCTTGGCTATCCGAGCGGTTCGGGCTGGAGGTGCATTGCAGCCGGCGTTTCTGGTGTGCATGCTCAATGAAAATGTGAATGTGGACGAGATGCCGACCAAGGCTGTCTTAAACGAACTTTCCATGCCGGTAATGTGGTTTTTCTCCGGTTCGGAAGTGGGAAGGTGGAATGATTTTGTGGATACCCTCGAAGCGCTTCGGGACTCTGCGGGGAAGGAATTCACCATAGTCATGGCTCCCATGCGCAAAAAGGGGAAAGCTGCCGAGGTCCTGGGTTCCAACGCCGCCTGGGTTGAGAACGTTGCTGAAGACCATATTCGGGTGGTGGCTTCGTGGATTGAAGGGCGGTCTCGATAA
- a CDS encoding FmdE family protein: protein MNIGEYTFEEFKQKAKEFHGYPAPGLLIGGYMVEAAKSRLPEGTLFEAMVESGKCLPDAVQLLTLCSTGNNWMKVKLLGRYAVSLYDKYTGEGFRVAIDQQKLARYPEIYNWFMKKTPKAEQDTDKLFAEIEEAGDTICSIRPITIDKKYLGHGHMTTIDECPVCKEAYPGSDGSICRGCQGEAPFASMEGAECADDAPPLHSIPVEEAVGKKAAHDMTGIVPGESKGPVTKAGETLDIGDVCRLQRIGKYNVYVEDDLPGDDWVHENEAVKAFAKRMAGDGIRYDADPDEGKINFFADKPGMLSIDREALNRFNLSPDVMLATRHHGSLMPEGKGVAGTRAIPLYISRDRFSRAITALGEGPVLEILPLRKAKVGILVTGTEVFQGLIEDKFIPIITSKVIALGSEVLRSEIVPDDREAITSAATSMLDAGCDLIITTAGMSVDPDDVTRAALVDAGLQDDHYGVPMLPGTMTLVGKIRTAQIIGVPACALFYKTTAFDIVLPRMLAGQTLTRKDLASLGEGGFCMTCKTCSFPKCPFGK, encoded by the coding sequence ATGAATATCGGTGAATACACGTTTGAAGAATTTAAGCAAAAAGCGAAAGAATTTCACGGCTATCCGGCCCCCGGCCTGCTGATCGGCGGTTATATGGTTGAAGCGGCCAAGTCCCGCCTCCCGGAAGGAACATTGTTCGAGGCCATGGTCGAATCGGGGAAGTGCCTGCCTGACGCGGTCCAGTTGCTGACCCTCTGCTCCACCGGTAACAACTGGATGAAAGTCAAACTGCTGGGTCGTTACGCCGTATCTCTCTATGACAAATATACAGGTGAGGGGTTCCGTGTGGCCATCGACCAGCAAAAACTGGCCCGCTATCCTGAAATATACAACTGGTTCATGAAGAAAACGCCCAAAGCGGAACAGGATACCGACAAGCTCTTTGCCGAAATCGAAGAAGCCGGTGACACCATCTGCTCCATTCGCCCCATCACCATCGACAAAAAATATCTCGGACACGGTCACATGACCACCATTGATGAGTGTCCTGTATGCAAGGAAGCCTATCCGGGCAGCGATGGTTCCATCTGTCGCGGCTGTCAGGGCGAAGCACCCTTTGCATCCATGGAAGGCGCCGAATGCGCGGATGACGCGCCGCCACTGCACTCCATCCCTGTAGAAGAGGCTGTCGGCAAAAAGGCGGCTCACGACATGACCGGCATCGTTCCCGGTGAATCCAAGGGACCGGTGACCAAAGCCGGTGAGACACTGGATATCGGTGACGTCTGTCGCCTGCAGCGTATTGGTAAATACAATGTTTACGTGGAAGATGACCTGCCGGGTGACGACTGGGTCCATGAGAACGAGGCCGTCAAAGCCTTTGCCAAACGCATGGCCGGTGATGGAATCCGCTATGACGCAGACCCGGACGAAGGAAAGATCAACTTCTTTGCCGACAAGCCCGGCATGCTTTCCATTGACCGCGAAGCACTGAACCGCTTCAACCTCTCTCCCGATGTCATGCTCGCCACCCGCCATCACGGATCGCTCATGCCCGAAGGCAAAGGCGTGGCAGGAACACGGGCCATTCCGCTCTACATCTCGCGCGATCGCTTCAGCCGCGCCATCACCGCGCTGGGCGAAGGACCGGTTCTGGAGATTCTCCCCCTGCGCAAGGCAAAAGTCGGCATTCTGGTGACCGGCACTGAAGTCTTTCAGGGATTGATCGAAGACAAGTTCATCCCCATCATCACGTCCAAAGTTATTGCTCTGGGCAGTGAAGTGCTCCGCTCGGAAATCGTACCGGACGACAGGGAGGCCATCACCAGTGCGGCAACAAGCATGCTGGATGCCGGGTGCGACTTGATCATCACCACTGCCGGCATGTCCGTGGACCCGGATGACGTGACACGTGCCGCTCTGGTCGATGCAGGCCTTCAGGACGATCATTACGGCGTGCCCATGCTCCCCGGCACCATGACCCTCGTGGGCAAGATCAGAACAGCCCAGATCATCGGTGTGCCCGCATGCGCCCTGTTCTACAAAACCACGGCGTTCGATATCGTGCTGCCCCGCATGTTGGCCGGACAGACACTCACCCGAAAGGATTTGGCAAGCCTTGGAGAAGGCGGTTTCTGCATGACCTGCAAGACCTGCTCGTTCCCCAAATGCCCATTCGGCAAATAG
- a CDS encoding IS5 family transposase: protein MLLFLHPKEEGMAIRQKGPRLGDYFLGHRRTKTTFLDEINELIDWQPINAFLCKKIRRKANAVGNPAYPPLAMFKILLLQRWYNLSDPGVEQALLDRLSFVRFTGFSIEDDVPDETTICRFRNGLIRLKVLDSLLDMLNRQLEGQGLLVREGAVVDASVVESQRRPRKVIDVMPEDRSEDAEEQDGPVDCRVSYSDDEEAAWLRKRNRAYYGYKLHAATDSRDGFLLCGHITPANHSDTGEFERLVNGVGLDPGARVYADKGYCSGKNRDILFDRDLEDGTMDKTPRGGRLTDFEKTRNRDISSIRQIVERAFGTLKRGYAFFRSRYVGREKVEGEFHILAMAFNLKKAVRLARA, encoded by the coding sequence ATGCTATTATTTCTCCATCCAAAGGAGGAAGGCATGGCTATTCGGCAGAAAGGACCTCGGTTGGGTGATTACTTCCTGGGGCACCGCAGAACCAAGACCACATTTCTGGATGAGATCAACGAACTCATCGACTGGCAGCCCATCAACGCCTTTCTGTGCAAGAAGATCAGGCGCAAGGCCAACGCCGTGGGCAATCCCGCCTATCCGCCTCTGGCGATGTTCAAGATTCTGCTCTTGCAGCGTTGGTACAACCTGAGTGATCCGGGCGTGGAGCAGGCGCTGCTCGACCGGCTCTCCTTTGTCAGATTTACCGGTTTTTCCATCGAGGACGACGTGCCGGACGAGACCACCATATGCCGTTTCCGTAACGGTTTGATCCGCCTGAAGGTGCTGGACTCCTTGCTCGACATGCTTAACCGCCAGCTTGAAGGACAAGGGCTTCTTGTCCGTGAGGGAGCCGTGGTGGACGCCTCGGTAGTCGAGTCGCAGCGGCGGCCGCGCAAGGTTATCGACGTGATGCCTGAGGACCGTTCCGAGGACGCCGAAGAACAGGATGGGCCGGTGGACTGCCGGGTCAGCTATTCGGATGACGAGGAGGCGGCCTGGCTCCGCAAGAGAAATCGGGCCTATTACGGCTACAAGCTCCATGCCGCGACGGACAGTCGAGACGGGTTTCTGCTCTGTGGTCACATCACTCCCGCGAACCATTCGGACACGGGCGAATTCGAGCGGCTCGTGAATGGCGTCGGCCTTGATCCCGGCGCACGGGTTTATGCGGACAAGGGCTATTGCAGCGGGAAGAACCGGGACATTCTGTTTGATCGCGATTTGGAGGACGGAACCATGGACAAGACGCCTCGTGGCGGCAGGCTGACAGACTTCGAAAAGACCCGCAACCGTGACATCAGCAGCATTCGGCAAATAGTCGAGCGGGCCTTCGGCACACTCAAACGTGGCTACGCATTCTTTCGGTCCCGATACGTGGGTCGTGAGAAGGTGGAGGGAGAGTTCCACATCCTCGCCATGGCGTTCAATTTGAAAAAAGCTGTTCGACTGGCGCGAGCCTGA
- a CDS encoding response regulator — protein sequence MKLMIVDDHPLFREGLKTMISRDSRFTVVAEAGNGKEGMALAKKHEPDIMLVDISMPGKNGIQIVRDLKDVLPDTRFIIISMHSEADYIVESFRAGATGYLIKESAASNLIRGLDTVARGELFLDSALSQEVIFRLLQAKDSKSEDSGEPYSSLTAREQEVMRMLAEGLTTKEVAAKLFISPKTVENHRTNLMKKLGLQSTVELIRYSARLGLIDLDTWAI from the coding sequence ATGAAGTTGATGATAGTAGACGATCACCCTCTATTTCGTGAGGGGTTGAAAACCATGATTTCCCGGGATTCCCGCTTCACTGTGGTGGCTGAAGCAGGAAATGGGAAAGAGGGAATGGCTCTAGCGAAAAAGCATGAGCCGGATATCATGCTGGTGGATATTTCCATGCCGGGCAAGAACGGCATCCAAATCGTTCGAGATCTCAAGGACGTGTTGCCAGATACACGTTTCATCATCATATCCATGCACTCGGAGGCCGATTATATCGTGGAGTCGTTCAGGGCCGGTGCCACCGGATATCTGATCAAGGAATCGGCAGCCTCCAACCTCATTCGCGGCCTTGATACCGTAGCTCGGGGTGAACTCTTCCTCGACAGCGCACTCTCACAGGAAGTGATCTTTCGTTTGTTACAGGCCAAGGACAGCAAAAGTGAAGACAGCGGCGAACCGTACTCTTCCCTCACGGCCCGCGAGCAGGAAGTCATGCGAATGCTGGCCGAGGGCTTAACCACCAAAGAGGTGGCCGCCAAACTGTTCATCAGCCCGAAAACAGTAGAGAATCATCGAACCAACCTGATGAAGAAATTGGGTTTGCAGAGCACTGTGGAGCTGATTCGTTACTCGGCACGGCTTGGACTGATCGATCTGGATACGTGGGCGATTTAG
- a CDS encoding methyl-accepting chemotaxis protein, with protein sequence MLDNMSLKWKVLFLAIAGPIVVAVVLAVQQVMQIERSSHEDILNQSRAVILMAEAARDEMSKKLSMGVIRPFDEIESQEALLEAVPIITAINMAKRNAEKMDYDFRVPKVSPRNPDNTPTPQELKILEELKAKNLEELVVVEDDKIRYFKPIRLTEECLYCHGNPKGSKDPSGGIKEGWKVGSIHGAFEIIASLDRADAKIMDAKIYTALSTLGILAVIGVGAWFLVNMVIVSPLMRIRDFAGSVAGGNLDVEPEGKFSAELAVMKESIETMVANLRTKMLEAAQKQEEAEESKIRAEAATGEAKEQERIANDLLEKVQRVARDALVIAEQVTSAADQLSAQSEQVMRGADVQRERTAQTATAMEEMNATVLEVARNSASSASSAQKAKDQAQEGAAIVEDVIASISKVHELTVTLKQSMDQLGSQTTDIGQIMNVIEDIADQTNLLALNAAIEAARAGEAGRGFAVVADEVRKLAEKTMDATKEVGNAIKTIQKGASANIQSVDTAATAVETATSLANKSGESLGLIVTYSDEASGQVQSIATAAEQQSAASEEINQAVDDINLIASETADGMSQSAQAITELVHLSNELRRLIDEMNE encoded by the coding sequence ATGCTGGATAATATGAGTTTGAAATGGAAAGTCCTGTTCCTGGCCATTGCTGGCCCAATTGTTGTCGCAGTGGTCTTGGCTGTGCAGCAAGTCATGCAGATCGAGCGTTCCAGCCATGAAGATATTCTGAATCAGAGCCGTGCGGTCATTCTTATGGCAGAAGCGGCTCGTGACGAGATGTCCAAGAAGTTGAGCATGGGAGTTATCAGGCCCTTTGACGAGATTGAGTCGCAGGAAGCGCTCCTTGAAGCCGTTCCCATCATTACAGCCATCAATATGGCTAAACGCAATGCGGAAAAGATGGATTATGATTTTCGTGTTCCCAAGGTCTCACCGAGAAATCCGGACAACACACCAACGCCTCAGGAACTGAAAATTCTGGAAGAATTGAAAGCCAAGAACCTTGAGGAACTGGTTGTCGTGGAAGACGACAAGATTCGATATTTCAAGCCCATTCGCCTGACTGAAGAGTGCCTCTACTGCCACGGTAATCCCAAAGGATCCAAGGACCCGTCCGGTGGCATCAAGGAAGGGTGGAAGGTCGGCAGCATTCACGGCGCATTCGAAATCATCGCATCCCTCGACAGGGCTGATGCAAAGATCATGGACGCTAAAATCTACACGGCGCTCAGCACGCTGGGTATTCTGGCCGTCATCGGAGTGGGTGCTTGGTTCCTGGTCAATATGGTCATAGTCTCCCCACTTATGCGTATTCGTGACTTTGCCGGTTCAGTGGCCGGTGGTAATCTTGATGTGGAGCCGGAAGGCAAGTTCTCTGCCGAGTTGGCTGTCATGAAGGAATCCATCGAGACAATGGTCGCCAACCTGCGGACAAAGATGCTTGAAGCGGCACAGAAGCAGGAGGAGGCCGAGGAATCGAAGATTCGGGCTGAAGCTGCCACGGGCGAAGCCAAGGAGCAGGAACGGATAGCCAATGATCTGCTGGAGAAGGTGCAGCGTGTCGCCAGAGATGCTCTGGTTATTGCCGAGCAGGTGACCAGTGCAGCGGACCAGCTTTCTGCCCAGTCCGAACAGGTCATGCGTGGTGCTGATGTTCAGCGGGAACGTACCGCGCAAACGGCCACGGCCATGGAAGAAATGAACGCCACGGTACTCGAAGTCGCCAGAAACTCCGCAAGCTCTGCTTCGTCGGCTCAGAAGGCCAAGGATCAGGCGCAGGAAGGTGCGGCTATTGTCGAAGACGTTATCGCTTCCATCAGCAAGGTGCATGAACTCACTGTCACGTTGAAGCAGTCCATGGATCAGTTGGGATCGCAGACAACTGACATCGGCCAGATCATGAATGTGATTGAAGACATTGCCGATCAGACAAACCTCCTCGCGCTCAATGCCGCCATTGAGGCCGCCCGTGCGGGTGAGGCCGGACGCGGATTTGCCGTCGTCGCCGATGAGGTCCGCAAGCTGGCCGAAAAGACCATGGATGCCACCAAGGAAGTGGGCAACGCCATCAAGACGATCCAGAAGGGTGCGTCCGCCAATATTCAGAGTGTGGATACGGCAGCTACCGCAGTTGAAACGGCTACCAGCCTCGCCAACAAGTCGGGAGAATCACTGGGGCTGATTGTTACCTATTCGGATGAGGCATCCGGGCAGGTCCAGTCCATTGCCACCGCAGCCGAGCAGCAGTCGGCAGCCAGTGAGGAAATCAACCAGGCTGTTGACGATATCAATCTGATCGCCAGCGAAACGGCGGATGGCATGAGCCAGTCTGCCCAGGCAATCACCGAGTTGGTCCACCTCTCCAATGAACTGCGTCGCCTCATTGACGAAATGAACGAGTAG